The DNA region CCAGTTAATGAGAAACCCTCGATCAAGCAATTCTTCAAAAGCAGATTGTATCCAAACCAAGGGGATGATTAATAAGAACATTCCCCAATTATCTTTTAAATATCCGAACTTAGCAGTTGCCTGATGATCAGACTGATCTTGCGCAAGGTTCAATGCTAATTGATCTTTTAATAGTTCAAATATAATAATGGAAACAAGACTAAACACAAAAATAAACACCGTAGCCATAGCGGCTTTTTTCATGCTTTTGGGTAAACATAAACCAATATCTCGCCACGCTACGCCGCGTAATCGCATTAAGGTGAGTGCTACTGTGAGAGACGTTAGAGACCAAAATAACCCGTTGGTAATAAAGTTAAACTGAGAAAAATACACTTCTCTGATTAAAAACATGACCGAAATATAAATAGCTAGATCGAGTAAGAAATAATAAAAAGGGAGAGATTTACTCTGAGAAAGGTCTTGTTTGTAAGATGTCTGCATGTGGCGGGCGTCCATGTTATTCCTCTCAGCGAGTATCGTGGTGAAGCTATAAGGACTGATTATGTGAATTAGTCTCGACTTAATCTGACACATCAACTTGAAAAAGTGAGAGTTACCCGTTTTGATTAAAGGTGTCGAATCTTTAAATCAGAACGTTATAGAGGTAACTCTCATGCTACATACTAACAACCCAATCATAAAACACAAAGCTGGTTTACTTAACTTAGCAGAAGAACTCGGGAACGTATCGAAAGCCTGTAAGGTAATGGGCGTATCACGAGATACATTTTATCGCTATCAAGAACTGGTCGAAGAAGGCGGTATCGATGCCCTTATCAGCAAGAGCCGTCGCAACCCAAATGTTAAAAATCGCGTTGATGAAGCCACAGAAACAGCGGTTATCAATTATGCCATTGAGTTTCCGGCACACGGCCAACACCGAACCAGTAACGAGTTGCGAAAGAAAGGAGTCTTTGTATCAGGGAGCGGTGTCCGGTCGATATGGCTCAGGCATGACCTAGAAAACTTTAAGAAGCGCTTGAAGGCACTGGAAGATAAGGTTGCTAAAGAGGGCATCATACTGACCGATAGCCAAATAGCTGCACTTGAGAAGAAGAGAAAATGATGATGAAGCCTGTGGTGAGATTGAAACAGCTCACCCTGGCTACTTAGGCTCACAAGATACCTTTTATGTCGGTAACCTAAAGGGCGTTGGACGAATTTACCAACAAACCTTCATCGACACTTACAGCAAAGTTGCCTTTGCCAAACTCTACACCACAAAAACACCTATTACCGCAGCCGACATACTTAATGACAAAGTGCTACCTTACTTCCAGCAACATGAGTTACCCATGTTGCGAGTATTAACGGATCGCGGCACTGAGTATTGTGGAAAAGTTGAACATCACGACTATCAGCTGTATTTAGCAATCAATGACATCGAGCATACAAAGACTAAAGCAATGTCACCGCAAACCAATGGTATCTGCGAACGATTCCATAAAACGATATTGAACGAGTTCTACCAGGTTACATTTCGGAAGAAATTATACAGTTCACTGGATGAGCTTCAAAAGGATCTGGACGAATGGATAGTTTACTACAATAATGAACGCACCCATCAAGGAAAAATGTGTTGTGGACGAACGCCCAATGAAACATTAATTGATGGTAAGAGAATTTGGGCTGACAAAAATCTAGCTCAAATCTAAACTGACAGACACCAATTGAAAAACGGGTAACTGTCAGATTAAGTCTGAGCTAGTACAGATTATGTGTACTAGCTCAGACTTCATATCTTCCGGATTCCGAGAGTGCTTTCTGTACACCTTTACGCTAGTCAATACTTGAAAAAATTTATTACATTAATTTGTCCGAACTTGAACATATCAATCGACGTTCAACTTGTTAAATCGCCTATGAGCGAGTATTGTTATTCACATCAACAGATACCTGAATCATTGAACACCATAAGTGGCTTATCGTGATTAAGTTTAAGAAGCAGCATATACCTCCAGCTGTATTTTTATTGCTTGCGATGAGTTGGAGTTTCTACTATCTATCCAATATATGGCTGAACGATTACGGTAAAAGCAAACCAGACTGGTTATTCTTAATCGATATTTTGGTCGTTGTTCCGATTACCTGCCTCCTTTTTATGAATAACGTAAAAGAAGCGTTACTGAAGTCGCTGGTATACGGCAGTCTATTAATCTTACTAGGCAGTCTAATCATTCCTGCCAGTGAAAAGATGGTCTGGTTATACCTCGAACCCATTCGCTATGTGATCTTAGGGGTATTTGTACTCTTTGAGCTGAGCATGATAATGACGGTTGTGATTACCATTAAGGGATTGCTCAGCGAACGAGTCGATCCCGATGATGCCATATCGACTCCCATTGTCTCTTTTATAGGCCGATCATTGGTCAGCGATATTCTGTCTTTTGAGGCGCGTGTTTGGACTTATTTTTTCTTTTATAAACGAGTCAATCAAAATGCCTTTAAGGGTCAGAGCCACTACATGTGTCACGAAAAAGATGGCGTTAAGAGTAATTTACTGGCGTTTATTATTCTTATTTTGATTGAATTGCCCATCGTTCACTTATTAATACATCTGTTTGGATCTGCATTAGCCGCGAATATAGTGACAGGCTTAACATTGCTAGGGATTATCTATTTTGTGGCCGAATATCGGGCAATATCAATACGACCCATTTCTCTTGATGATGACGCCATTATTATTCGATATGGTGTTTGGAATCCGTTGACGATTAAGTACGACAATATTAGTGCTGTATCGATCAACCGAGAAACCATTCGACGAGCAAGCAATGTTAAGCGCTTCAACCTGTCAGGTGTTCCAAACATTCATTTGCAATTGCAAGATGGTCGCAATGTCTATTTAGGCGTTGACCGACCTCAAGTGCTTATTAAAGAGTTGAGTACTCGTATTCATAGCCTTAACACCAAGCAACAAGCTTTTTGAGACTTTAGCCATTTCAACATGCGATGAAGAAGTGTTTTTGCGACCTAATTACTTGGTGAATCATTTGGCTTATGGCAAGCTAGCACCCAATTAAATCATTTTTCAGGAAGAACCATGTACCGTATTGTTGTTACCTTAATCTTGTCAATCATGTTGCTTTCTTGTGCTATTTCTCCAACTGGTCGAAAACAAGTTTTGCTGTATTCAGACGGCGAAATGAGCAAGATGGGCATCGCAGCTTATGATTCAATGAAGAAAGAGCAACCCTTGTTAAAAGATGCCAAAACAACCGCGTATGTTCAGTGCATTACTAATCGACTGATCCCGCATTTACCGAAAAACCTTCAAGGTAATAATTGGGAAGTGAATGTTTTCAAAGACGATACGCCGAATGCGTTTGCGTTACCCGGTGCAAAAATCGGAGTAAACTCGGGCATGCTTACCTTAGCTGATAATCAAGCCATGTTAGCGGCAGTCATAGGTCATGAGATCGGCCATGTCTGGGCACAGCATGGAAATGAACGGATGAGTCAAAATACTCTAGCGCAGGCAGGTATGACTGTCGCATCGGTTGTTGCGGGCGAGTCAACGGCAGAGTCACAATTGGCCTTGGGCGCACTAGGCTTAGCGACCAAAGGCGTGGTGTTAAGCTACAGCAGAAAGCATGAAAGTGAAGCCGACGGCATCGGTTTAGAGATGATGGCAAAAGCTGGTTTTGACCCTCAACAAGCGGTTGAATTGTGGCGTAAAATGGCTGAGAAAAGCGGTGGTAGTCAAGTGCCTGAGTTTTTCTCAACGCATCCTTCAGAAGAACACAGAATCAAAGATCTTCAGAAGAAAATGAAGTCTGTGATGCCTTTGTATGAGCAAGCTAAAAAGAACGGCAGTCTTGCAAGTTGCACTAAGTAATGGGCGTCACTGCCTAGTTTGATTTTAGATATTGTGTTTTAAAGACTTGGCGTGCAAATGATCACTAGCACGCCTTGTCAAAGGACTCACTTCACAGCGGAATAATACTCTATGCACATTAATATCCTAAAACGCTCGATTGATTTTCTGGTGGACGATGGTCGTTATGACCGAAGAGAACTAGAGACCTTATTAGCAATGGCTTTAGAAGATAAATCCATCGATGATGATGAGAAGCGAGTGTTAAGCGATATTTTTAACACCGCTGCGATTGCTGGCTTAGATCAAGCGACCGAAGCTTGGATTAAGAAGACCCGAGCTAAATACGCTATCTAATTCCACTGTTACAAATCCACCGTCTTTCACTTAAAAGGAGAGCGCTTGAAGTTCGCGTGATTCCCATTTTAAGCATCATGATTCGCCTTTGAGTAACTGCCTTTCCCACTTGTATTAAACTCTCTAAATACTCTGCAAGTCTTTGATCATAAAGACTATATGCATGTGAGTATGATTGCTCAAGCCGCTCCGCGCTCATTCTCCATCCCCAATCTCTACACCCAGTCTCCATCCCCCATATAGCAAAAAGTTTGGCTGGCATAGCGCGCCATTCGTTCAGTGCTGAAAGGGTTTTACCTATGCTAGCCGAACTTTATAAACAGTGAAGGCTATTAT from Pleionea litopenaei includes:
- a CDS encoding CPBP family intramembrane glutamic endopeptidase produces the protein MQTSYKQDLSQSKSLPFYYFLLDLAIYISVMFLIREVYFSQFNFITNGLFWSLTSLTVALTLMRLRGVAWRDIGLCLPKSMKKAAMATVFIFVFSLVSIIIFELLKDQLALNLAQDQSDHQATAKFGYLKDNWGMFLLIIPLVWIQSAFEELLDRGFLINWIERALSNNWLATVIAVITQALIFGFRHSYDISERSITVALIGLAMGIGYVAFGRNLWPLIIAHCVLNTVSMAGRV
- a CDS encoding PH domain-containing protein, whose amino-acid sequence is MIKFKKQHIPPAVFLLLAMSWSFYYLSNIWLNDYGKSKPDWLFLIDILVVVPITCLLFMNNVKEALLKSLVYGSLLILLGSLIIPASEKMVWLYLEPIRYVILGVFVLFELSMIMTVVITIKGLLSERVDPDDAISTPIVSFIGRSLVSDILSFEARVWTYFFFYKRVNQNAFKGQSHYMCHEKDGVKSNLLAFIILILIELPIVHLLIHLFGSALAANIVTGLTLLGIIYFVAEYRAISIRPISLDDDAIIIRYGVWNPLTIKYDNISAVSINRETIRRASNVKRFNLSGVPNIHLQLQDGRNVYLGVDRPQVLIKELSTRIHSLNTKQQAF
- a CDS encoding M48 family metallopeptidase — translated: MYRIVVTLILSIMLLSCAISPTGRKQVLLYSDGEMSKMGIAAYDSMKKEQPLLKDAKTTAYVQCITNRLIPHLPKNLQGNNWEVNVFKDDTPNAFALPGAKIGVNSGMLTLADNQAMLAAVIGHEIGHVWAQHGNERMSQNTLAQAGMTVASVVAGESTAESQLALGALGLATKGVVLSYSRKHESEADGIGLEMMAKAGFDPQQAVELWRKMAEKSGGSQVPEFFSTHPSEEHRIKDLQKKMKSVMPLYEQAKKNGSLASCTK